From Bradyrhizobium symbiodeficiens, the proteins below share one genomic window:
- a CDS encoding TetR/AcrR family transcriptional regulator has product MSRNLKTESADRPLMEATLRIIGRNGLDGVTHRAVAAEAGASLGAVTHHFGTRDALVEAALQFALTREVGRLRALALSLQDKAFEVEAWIDALVDFYVIELSTEAETHIACYEAFLAAARQQRYRPVVAEWFDTWRQSAELALKAAKSPNPRRHAELFVSALIGLLFRQLATPRAGFRREAKAELLELVGGLIARK; this is encoded by the coding sequence ATGAGCAGAAACCTAAAAACAGAGTCGGCCGATCGGCCCCTGATGGAGGCAACCTTACGCATCATCGGGCGAAATGGCCTCGATGGGGTGACCCACCGGGCGGTCGCGGCCGAAGCCGGGGCTTCGCTTGGTGCGGTCACGCATCACTTCGGAACCCGCGATGCGCTGGTGGAGGCGGCGCTGCAGTTCGCGCTGACGCGCGAGGTTGGCCGGCTGCGTGCGTTGGCCCTCAGCCTTCAGGACAAAGCATTCGAGGTCGAGGCCTGGATCGACGCGTTGGTCGATTTCTATGTCATTGAGCTCAGCACCGAGGCCGAGACGCATATCGCCTGCTATGAGGCCTTCCTGGCCGCCGCGAGGCAACAGCGCTATCGGCCGGTGGTCGCCGAGTGGTTTGACACATGGCGGCAAAGTGCCGAGCTTGCGCTGAAGGCCGCGAAATCACCAAACCCACGCCGCCACGCCGAGCTGTTCGTCTCGGCGCTGATCGGCTTGCTGTTTCGCCAACTCGCCACGCCCAGAGCCGGCTTTCGCCGTGAGGCGAAGGCGGAGCTGTTGGAGTTGGTAGGCGGCTTGATTGCGCGGAAGTAA
- a CDS encoding CaiB/BaiF CoA transferase family protein, whose product MEKGIFSGLKVLDCASFIAAPAAATVLSDFGADVIKIEPPGAGDPYRNLPNLPGYPTGEHNFAWLLEARNKKSIALDLAKPEAQAVLYRLVEEADVFITNMPPPVRAKLGITHDHLAHLNDRLIYASFTGYGEKGEEANKPGFDSNAYWARSGLMDLVRADTDTTPARSVAGMGDHPCAMAFYGAIVTALYQREKTGKGSHVASNLMANGVWAASVLAQAKLCGAKFGERRPRERALNAVANHYQCKDGRWLILSLLSEEKQFPALAKCLGREDLISDPRFATKADRQARSVELVQIFDETFATRDLAEWRKILDGNGLVFGVVAILDDIPNDKQMLDNEVLVPFENDTMLTISSPIWIDGTKKVQPRKPPGVGEHSDEILREAGYDEAAIKQLKSSGAVG is encoded by the coding sequence ATGGAAAAGGGCATCTTTTCGGGCCTGAAGGTTCTGGACTGCGCGAGCTTCATCGCAGCGCCCGCGGCCGCGACCGTGCTGTCGGATTTCGGCGCCGATGTCATCAAGATCGAGCCGCCCGGCGCCGGCGATCCCTATCGCAACCTGCCGAACCTGCCGGGCTATCCCACCGGCGAGCATAATTTCGCCTGGCTGCTGGAAGCGCGCAACAAGAAGAGCATCGCACTCGACCTCGCCAAGCCCGAAGCGCAGGCCGTACTCTACAGATTGGTCGAAGAAGCGGACGTCTTCATCACCAACATGCCGCCGCCGGTGCGCGCCAAGCTCGGCATCACCCATGATCACCTCGCCCATCTCAACGACCGGCTGATCTACGCCTCCTTCACCGGCTATGGCGAGAAGGGCGAGGAAGCCAACAAGCCCGGCTTCGACAGCAATGCCTATTGGGCGCGCTCCGGCCTGATGGACCTCGTCCGCGCCGACACCGACACCACGCCGGCCCGCTCCGTCGCCGGCATGGGCGACCATCCCTGCGCCATGGCGTTCTACGGCGCCATCGTCACCGCGCTGTATCAGCGCGAGAAGACCGGCAAGGGCTCGCATGTCGCCTCCAATCTGATGGCCAACGGCGTCTGGGCCGCGAGCGTGCTGGCGCAGGCAAAGCTCTGCGGCGCCAAATTCGGCGAGCGGCGTCCGCGCGAGCGCGCGCTCAACGCGGTCGCCAACCACTATCAATGCAAGGATGGCCGCTGGCTGATCCTGTCGCTGCTGAGCGAGGAGAAGCAGTTTCCGGCGCTTGCGAAGTGCCTGGGGCGCGAGGACCTCATCAGCGATCCGCGCTTCGCCACCAAGGCCGACCGTCAAGCCCGTTCGGTCGAACTGGTCCAGATTTTTGACGAGACCTTCGCCACCAGGGATCTCGCCGAATGGCGCAAGATCCTCGACGGCAATGGCCTCGTGTTTGGCGTCGTCGCCATTCTCGACGACATCCCGAACGACAAGCAGATGCTGGACAACGAGGTGCTGGTGCCGTTCGAGAACGACACCATGCTCACCATCTCCAGCCCGATCTGGATCGACGGCACCAAGAAAGTCCAGCCGCGCAAGCCGCCCGGCGTCGGCGAGCACAGTGACGAGATTTTGCGCGAGGCGGGATACGACGAGGCGGCGATCAAGCAGCTCAAGTCGTCGGGCGCGGTGGGATAG
- the putA gene encoding bifunctional proline dehydrogenase/L-glutamate gamma-semialdehyde dehydrogenase PutA, whose product MPNTPPPFTAPYAPDDAEIAARLLPASHLSPPQEARIDRTATRLIEAIRKRDDRLAGSLGGVEDMLREFALSTKEGLALMVLAEALLRVPDARTADRFIEDKLGEGDFIHHETRSTAFLVHASAWALGLSARVIQPGETPDGTIGRLVKRLGAPAVRTATRQAMRLMGNHFVLGETIAQALERGKPRSGERPRYSFDMLGEGARTAADARRYFDAYASAIETIGKTAGSHPLPDRPGISVKLSALHPRFEAISRDRVMAELVPLLLDLAQRAKAQDLNFTVDAEEADRLELSLDVIAATLADASLRGWDGFGLAIQAYQKRAGAVIDHVDALARAHDRKVMVRLVKGAYWDTEIKRAQERGLDGYPVFTRKAMTDLNYVACATKLLALRSRIFPQFATHNALTVATVLELAGDIGCFEFQRLHGMGEALYEQLAKDHPDIATRTYAPVGSHRDLLAYLVRRLLENGANSSFVAQAADYRVPVTTLLQRPADAIGRPQAAAHPKIPLPGDLYAPERRNSRGVEFGARTALDRLLTDVKAAATHLEPIADAAPDQAHAAVTTARAGFAAWSRTPATTRAAALEQAAHLLESRSARFIALLQAEGGKTLDDALSELREATDFCRYYAAEGRKLFGSETTMPGPTGESNALAMRGRGVFVAISPWNFPLAIFLGQITAALMAGNSVVAKPAEQTPRIAREAVALLHEAGVPKDALHLVVGEGRIGAALTAHADIAGVVFTGSTEVARSINRTLAARDGPIVPLIAETGGINAMIADATALPEQVADDVVTSAFRSAGQRCSALRLLFVQEDVADRMIEMIAGAARELKIGDPCDVATHVGPVIDAEAKQRLDAHIARMTSEARLHFAGHAPQGCFVAPHIFELRDAGQLTEEVFGPILHVVRYRAENLERVLAAIERTGYGLTLGIHSRIDDTVEAIIDRLQIGNIYVNRNMIGAVVGVQPFGGNGLSGTGPKAGGPHYLARFATEQTVTINTAAAGGNAALLAGEE is encoded by the coding sequence ATGCCGAACACCCCGCCGCCCTTCACCGCCCCCTACGCACCCGATGATGCCGAGATCGCCGCGCGCCTGCTGCCCGCGTCACATCTCAGCCCGCCGCAGGAGGCCCGGATCGACCGCACCGCGACCCGGCTGATCGAGGCGATCCGCAAGCGCGACGACCGCCTTGCAGGCAGTCTTGGCGGGGTCGAGGACATGCTGCGGGAGTTCGCGCTCTCGACCAAGGAAGGGCTGGCGCTGATGGTGCTGGCCGAGGCACTGCTGCGCGTGCCCGATGCGCGCACCGCCGACCGGTTCATCGAGGACAAGCTCGGCGAGGGCGATTTCATCCACCACGAGACCAGGTCCACGGCCTTCCTGGTCCACGCTTCGGCCTGGGCGCTCGGCCTGTCGGCGCGGGTGATCCAGCCCGGCGAGACGCCCGACGGCACGATCGGCCGTCTGGTGAAGCGGCTCGGCGCACCCGCCGTGCGTACCGCCACGCGTCAGGCGATGCGGCTGATGGGCAATCATTTCGTGCTGGGCGAGACCATCGCGCAGGCGCTGGAGCGGGGCAAGCCGCGCTCCGGTGAGAGGCCGCGCTATTCCTTCGACATGCTCGGCGAAGGCGCGCGCACGGCGGCGGACGCCAGGCGCTATTTCGATGCTTATGCCAGCGCGATCGAGACGATCGGCAAGACGGCGGGGAGCCATCCCCTGCCCGACCGGCCCGGCATTTCCGTCAAACTCTCGGCACTGCATCCGCGCTTCGAGGCGATCAGCCGCGACCGCGTGATGGCCGAGCTGGTGCCGCTGCTGCTCGACCTCGCGCAGCGCGCCAAGGCCCAAGACCTGAACTTCACCGTCGATGCCGAGGAAGCCGACCGGCTGGAGCTGTCGCTCGATGTGATCGCGGCGACGCTCGCCGATGCCTCGCTGAGAGGTTGGGACGGATTTGGCCTCGCGATCCAGGCCTATCAGAAGCGCGCCGGCGCGGTGATCGACCATGTCGACGCGCTCGCGCGCGCGCATGACCGCAAGGTGATGGTGCGGCTGGTCAAGGGCGCCTATTGGGACACCGAGATCAAGCGCGCGCAAGAGCGCGGGCTGGACGGCTATCCCGTGTTCACGCGCAAGGCGATGACGGATCTGAACTACGTCGCCTGCGCGACGAAGCTGCTGGCCCTGCGGTCGCGCATCTTCCCGCAATTCGCCACCCACAACGCGCTGACGGTCGCGACCGTGCTGGAGCTTGCCGGCGATATCGGCTGCTTCGAATTCCAGCGCCTGCACGGCATGGGCGAAGCGCTCTACGAGCAGCTTGCCAAGGATCACCCTGACATCGCCACCCGCACTTATGCGCCGGTCGGCAGCCATCGCGACCTGCTGGCCTATCTGGTGCGGCGGCTGCTGGAGAACGGTGCCAATTCCTCGTTCGTGGCGCAGGCCGCCGATTATCGCGTGCCTGTCACGACGCTGTTGCAGCGTCCGGCGGATGCAATCGGCCGGCCGCAGGCGGCGGCCCATCCGAAGATTCCTCTGCCGGGCGATCTCTACGCGCCGGAGCGGCGCAATTCGCGCGGCGTCGAATTCGGCGCACGCACCGCGCTTGACCGCTTGCTCACCGACGTCAAGGCCGCAGCGACCCATCTCGAGCCGATCGCGGATGCCGCGCCGGATCAAGCCCATGCGGCGGTGACCACCGCGCGCGCGGGCTTTGCGGCCTGGAGCCGGACACCGGCGACGACGCGTGCGGCGGCGCTGGAGCAGGCCGCGCATCTCCTGGAGAGCCGCAGCGCCCGCTTCATCGCACTGCTGCAGGCCGAAGGCGGCAAGACGCTCGATGATGCGCTGTCGGAGCTGCGCGAAGCCACCGACTTCTGCCGTTATTATGCCGCTGAGGGCCGCAAATTATTCGGCAGCGAGACGACGATGCCGGGCCCGACCGGCGAGAGCAATGCGCTGGCGATGCGCGGCCGCGGTGTCTTCGTTGCGATCTCGCCGTGGAATTTTCCGCTGGCGATCTTCCTCGGCCAGATCACGGCAGCCCTGATGGCCGGCAACAGCGTGGTGGCCAAGCCTGCCGAACAGACGCCGCGCATCGCGCGCGAGGCCGTCGCCCTGCTGCACGAGGCCGGCGTCCCGAAAGATGCGCTGCATCTCGTTGTCGGCGAAGGCCGCATCGGCGCCGCCCTCACCGCGCACGCCGATATTGCCGGCGTCGTTTTCACCGGTTCGACCGAGGTCGCCCGCAGCATCAACCGGACACTCGCCGCCAGGGATGGACCGATCGTGCCGCTGATCGCGGAGACCGGCGGCATCAACGCCATGATCGCGGACGCCACCGCGCTCCCCGAGCAGGTCGCCGACGATGTCGTGACCTCCGCGTTCCGTTCCGCCGGCCAGCGCTGCTCGGCGCTGCGGCTCTTGTTCGTGCAGGAGGACGTCGCCGACCGCATGATCGAGATGATCGCGGGCGCGGCGCGCGAGTTGAAGATCGGCGATCCCTGCGACGTCGCAACCCATGTCGGCCCGGTGATTGACGCGGAGGCCAAGCAGCGGCTGGATGCGCATATCGCGCGGATGACGAGCGAGGCGCGGCTGCACTTTGCAGGCCACGCGCCGCAAGGATGCTTTGTCGCGCCGCATATCTTCGAGCTCAGGGACGCCGGCCAGCTCACCGAGGAGGTGTTCGGCCCGATCCTTCACGTCGTGCGCTACCGCGCCGAAAACCTCGAACGCGTGCTTGCTGCGATCGAGCGCACCGGGTACGGCCTCACGCTCGGCATCCATTCCCGCATCGACGACACCGTCGAAGCCATCATCGACCGCCTCCAGATCGGCAACATCTATGTCAATCGCAACATGATCGGCGCCGTGGTCGGCGTGCAGCCGTTCGGCGGCAACGGCCTGTCGGGAACCGGCCCCAAGGCGGGGGGCCCGCACTACCTCGCCCGCTTTGCGACCGAGCAGACCGTGACCATCAACACGGCCGCCGCCGGGGGTAATGCTGCGTTGCTTGCGGGGGAGGAGTGA
- a CDS encoding Lrp/AsnC ligand binding domain-containing protein, with the protein MELDRIDRRILSILQEDGRIANVELADRIGLSPTSIGERLKRLQREGFVEGYGARLNPHRLGLGLLVFVEVLLDKTTPDNFEQFARAVKLAPEVLECHMVAGGFDYLVKARLADMAAYRRFLGETLLSMPGVRETRTYAVMEEIKRDAPLPVG; encoded by the coding sequence ATGGAACTCGATCGAATCGACCGGAGAATCCTCTCGATTTTGCAGGAGGATGGACGCATCGCCAATGTCGAACTCGCCGACCGCATCGGCTTGTCGCCGACCTCGATCGGCGAGCGGCTGAAGCGCTTGCAGCGCGAGGGCTTCGTCGAAGGCTATGGCGCGCGGCTCAACCCGCACCGGCTTGGTCTCGGTCTTCTGGTGTTCGTCGAAGTGCTGCTCGACAAGACCACGCCGGACAATTTCGAGCAGTTTGCGCGCGCGGTGAAACTCGCACCTGAAGTCCTGGAGTGTCACATGGTTGCCGGCGGCTTCGACTATCTTGTGAAGGCGCGGCTTGCCGACATGGCGGCGTATCGACGCTTTCTCGGCGAGACCCTGCTGTCGATGCCGGGTGTGCGCGAGACGCGGACCTATGCGGTGATGGAGGAGATCAAGCGCGACGCACCGTTACCGGTGGGCTGA
- a CDS encoding cold-shock protein yields the protein MAKGTVKWFNPTKGYGFIQPASGGKDVFVHISAVQKAGLSSLNEGQTVEYEEIANRGKTSAENLKV from the coding sequence ATGGCTAAAGGTACGGTCAAGTGGTTCAACCCGACGAAGGGTTATGGATTTATCCAGCCTGCGTCGGGCGGCAAGGATGTGTTCGTGCATATCTCGGCAGTGCAGAAAGCCGGTCTGTCGTCCCTGAACGAAGGACAGACGGTGGAATACGAAGAGATCGCAAACCGGGGCAAGACCTCCGCAGAGAACCTCAAAGTATAA
- a CDS encoding cytochrome c, whose amino-acid sequence MQRTVFLAITLALATGLTAVTAAPVNYKLPDEVAAFKAGPNLEVVQGNCSACHSADYIKTQPPMKDKKSFWQAEVTKMIKVYGAPIDDADVGKIVDYLAATY is encoded by the coding sequence ATGCAGCGCACCGTCTTCCTCGCCATCACGCTCGCCCTCGCCACCGGCCTGACGGCCGTGACCGCGGCGCCCGTCAATTACAAGCTTCCGGACGAGGTCGCGGCCTTCAAGGCCGGGCCCAATCTCGAAGTCGTCCAGGGCAATTGCAGCGCCTGCCACTCGGCCGACTACATCAAGACGCAGCCGCCGATGAAGGACAAGAAAAGCTTCTGGCAGGCCGAGGTGACCAAGATGATCAAGGTCTATGGTGCACCGATCGACGATGCCGACGTCGGCAAGATCGTCGATTACCTGGCCGCCACGTATTGA
- a CDS encoding molybdopterin-dependent oxidoreductase: MFDRRDLLKGAGFTALAATLNSSKALALDTVTLPFANGERPLVKYPQKRPMIGLTSRPPQLETPFAIFNDGPITPNNAFFVRYHLSDLPYNLDPDKFTLEVKGKVDKPLKLSLKDIRKMKATEIVAVNQCSGNSRGFFEPRVAGGQLANGAMGNARWRGVPLKAVLDMAGVHAGAKQVTFGGMDGPVSDKTPDFVKALDLGHATDGEVMLAYGMNGEDLPFLNGFPLRLIVPGYYGTYWVKHLNEITVVDNVYDGFWMKSAYRIPDTPNNSVEPGTAPKATIPINRFTIRSFITSVPDGAKLKAGRTTLRGIAFDGGKGIKQVEISTDGGKTWTSAKLGKDLGKYSFREWMLPVKLAAGSVELKVRATGNGGETQPEAPRWNPAGYLRNVVETVRVTVA; this comes from the coding sequence ATGTTTGATCGACGCGACCTGCTCAAAGGAGCGGGCTTCACCGCACTCGCGGCCACGCTGAATTCCAGCAAGGCGCTGGCACTCGACACCGTTACGCTGCCCTTCGCCAATGGCGAGCGTCCGCTGGTGAAATATCCGCAGAAGCGGCCGATGATCGGCCTCACCAGCCGGCCACCGCAGCTCGAGACCCCGTTCGCGATCTTCAACGACGGCCCGATCACGCCGAACAATGCATTCTTCGTGCGCTATCACCTCTCTGACCTCCCCTACAATCTCGATCCCGACAAGTTCACGCTCGAGGTCAAGGGCAAGGTCGACAAGCCGCTCAAGCTGTCGCTGAAGGACATCAGGAAGATGAAGGCGACGGAGATCGTCGCGGTCAACCAGTGCTCCGGCAACAGCCGCGGCTTCTTCGAGCCGCGCGTCGCCGGCGGCCAGCTCGCCAACGGGGCAATGGGCAATGCGCGCTGGCGCGGCGTGCCGCTCAAGGCCGTGCTTGACATGGCCGGCGTACATGCCGGCGCCAAGCAGGTCACGTTTGGCGGCATGGACGGGCCGGTCAGCGACAAGACGCCCGATTTCGTCAAGGCGCTCGATCTCGGTCACGCCACCGACGGCGAGGTCATGCTGGCCTATGGCATGAACGGCGAGGATTTGCCGTTCCTCAACGGCTTCCCGCTGCGCCTGATCGTGCCCGGCTATTACGGTACCTACTGGGTCAAGCACCTCAACGAGATCACCGTCGTCGATAACGTCTATGACGGCTTCTGGATGAAGTCGGCCTATCGCATTCCGGATACGCCGAACAATTCGGTCGAGCCCGGCACCGCACCGAAAGCGACGATCCCGATCAACCGCTTCACCATCCGCTCCTTCATCACCAGCGTGCCTGATGGTGCCAAGCTGAAAGCCGGCCGCACCACCCTGCGCGGCATCGCTTTCGACGGCGGCAAGGGCATCAAGCAGGTCGAAATCTCCACCGACGGCGGCAAGACCTGGACCAGCGCCAAGCTCGGCAAGGATCTCGGCAAATACTCGTTCCGCGAATGGATGCTGCCGGTGAAGCTCGCGGCAGGCAGCGTTGAGCTCAAGGTGCGCGCCACCGGCAATGGCGGCGAGACGCAGCCCGAAGCGCCGCGCTGGAACCCGGCGGGTTATCTGCGCAACGTCGTCGAAACCGTCCGCGTGACCGTGGCCTGA
- a CDS encoding adenylate/guanylate cyclase domain-containing protein translates to MASAPAQMSELVRATGVRQVRLVCGVILFCYVISHFLNHALGNISVEAMEAGVYYHTLFWQFLPVAIVFYTAALTHMGLGIYALYQRRQFRWRTIEPLQLVLGLSIPALVMGHVIGVRLGYTLYDHQKLYPQELYLFFVAAPGRLWQMTILLLIAWVHGCIGIFFWLRLKPFFTRAAPYLLAAAVLVPTLSLLGIYQGGRGVAIEADDGEWRTHNLTRRQVGTVAEGNTLDRITGGLTIGYFGLLGLALAARGVRAWRERRGGMVALSYGNGKTVRVPKGLSVLEASLRHNVPHASVCGGRARCSTCRIRIIGDHDALPTPSQREAFVLTRVGTNDPSIRLACQLRPMSDLSFFQLFTPHTHSTDGQASTPARIGQERYLVSLFVDMRGSTQLAEKRLPFDTVFIVNRFLGAVSQAVIENGGQPNQFVGDGMLALFGLTADPQTACRQALKAASGIATHIDELNQLLSHDLREPIRFGIGIHGGEVIIGDIGYRDHVVFTALGDAVNVAARLQDMTKTLACEAIVSDEIRSTAGLADDTLPQREVAIRGRDEPMAVRVVADARELAALVTRGERVAA, encoded by the coding sequence ATGGCCAGCGCTCCTGCACAGATGTCCGAACTCGTCCGCGCGACCGGCGTGCGGCAGGTACGGCTCGTCTGCGGCGTGATCCTGTTCTGTTACGTGATCAGCCATTTCCTCAACCACGCGCTCGGCAATATTTCGGTCGAGGCCATGGAGGCCGGAGTCTACTACCATACCCTGTTCTGGCAGTTCCTCCCCGTCGCGATCGTGTTCTACACGGCCGCACTCACCCATATGGGCCTCGGCATCTACGCGCTGTATCAACGCCGGCAGTTCCGATGGCGGACGATCGAGCCGCTCCAATTGGTGCTGGGCCTGAGTATTCCCGCTTTGGTCATGGGACACGTAATCGGGGTGCGGCTCGGCTACACGCTGTACGATCATCAGAAGCTCTATCCGCAGGAGCTCTATCTGTTCTTCGTCGCCGCGCCGGGCCGGCTCTGGCAGATGACGATCCTGCTTCTCATCGCCTGGGTGCATGGCTGCATCGGCATCTTCTTCTGGCTCCGCCTCAAGCCGTTCTTCACGCGCGCCGCCCCCTATCTACTCGCCGCCGCCGTGCTGGTCCCGACATTGTCGCTGCTCGGCATCTATCAGGGCGGCCGCGGCGTCGCGATCGAGGCCGATGACGGGGAATGGCGCACGCACAATCTCACGCGACGCCAGGTCGGCACGGTCGCGGAAGGCAACACGCTCGACCGCATCACCGGCGGCCTCACCATCGGGTATTTCGGTCTGTTGGGATTGGCGCTGGCGGCACGCGGCGTGCGAGCCTGGCGCGAGCGGCGCGGCGGCATGGTCGCGCTGTCCTACGGCAACGGCAAGACGGTGCGGGTTCCCAAGGGCCTGTCCGTGCTGGAAGCGAGCCTGCGCCACAATGTACCGCATGCCAGCGTCTGCGGTGGCCGCGCCCGCTGCTCGACCTGCCGCATCCGCATCATCGGCGACCATGACGCCCTGCCCACACCGTCGCAGCGTGAGGCCTTCGTGCTCACCCGTGTCGGCACCAACGACCCCTCGATCAGGCTGGCCTGCCAGCTGCGGCCGATGTCCGATCTCTCCTTCTTCCAGCTCTTCACGCCTCACACGCATTCGACGGACGGGCAGGCCTCGACACCGGCCAGAATCGGCCAGGAGCGCTATCTCGTCAGCCTGTTCGTGGACATGCGCGGCTCGACCCAGCTCGCCGAGAAGCGGCTACCGTTCGACACCGTCTTCATCGTCAACCGTTTCCTCGGCGCGGTCTCGCAGGCAGTGATCGAGAATGGCGGCCAGCCGAACCAGTTCGTCGGCGACGGCATGCTGGCGCTGTTCGGGCTCACGGCCGATCCGCAAACCGCCTGCCGGCAGGCGCTGAAGGCGGCCTCCGGCATCGCCACGCATATCGACGAACTGAACCAGCTCCTGAGCCACGATCTGCGCGAGCCGATCCGCTTCGGCATCGGCATTCACGGCGGCGAGGTCATCATCGGCGACATCGGCTATCGCGATCACGTCGTCTTCACGGCGCTGGGCGATGCCGTCAACGTCGCCGCCCGCCTCCAGGACATGACCAAGACGCTGGCCTGCGAGGCGATAGTCTCGGACGAAATCCGCAGCACGGCGGGCCTCGCAGACGATACGCTGCCGCAACGGGAGGTCGCGATCCGCGGCCGCGACGAGCCGATGGCGGTGCGGGTGGTTGCGGATGCGCGGGAGCTGGCGGCGCTGGTCACGCGTGGCGAGCGCGTCGCGGCATAA
- a CDS encoding glycosyltransferase family 39 protein, which produces MTLLRIVYASAIELRTDEAYYWTWSKEGALSFLDHPPGIAWLIRFGTAIFGDTTLGVRFGGIVAMLVTQCLLADIVRRLTHDARAVVFAVLMPEAALYYGLLMAKVAPDVAMIPFAMAMMWSLVRLAQSGDGRWWLAAGLFAGLSMLSKFTAIMFAPAVAAFLLVPDWRWRWLRSPYPYLAVLVAIAVFSPVLVWNAQHDWASFRFQGVRATANYGISFRTLGDFIGLQFGLVGFVMLPVVLTGLVLTAWRGARTREPVAILLSAAVLVPFLYFLAKSTTLRVGDTWPMFMWPVGFAATAVNLATMMKEDWSSRMLSSSLFWARTAVGSGIAFVVIVFLYYVAAPWNLLGRIDPIGAEAGYEQVAARAQAALDDTGATWIATTDYRTYAMMRWLFRGRVPVIEINERGRFQDFRDPGMDRIRDHAGIYVGREPDDRSSLWENIPAKREPLGEVERSWRGIRSDTYVIEKLTGWTPELSPPKDSPLFWWKVLAFLSLSPQAGRGEEANPPRPSSAADLSRDPTASAAGALRTAAAS; this is translated from the coding sequence ATGACGCTGCTGCGCATCGTCTACGCGTCCGCGATCGAGCTGCGCACCGACGAGGCCTATTACTGGACCTGGTCGAAGGAGGGCGCGCTCAGCTTCCTCGATCATCCCCCGGGCATCGCCTGGCTGATCCGTTTCGGCACCGCGATCTTCGGCGACACCACGCTCGGGGTCCGCTTCGGCGGCATCGTCGCGATGCTAGTGACGCAATGTCTGCTGGCCGACATCGTCCGCCGCCTCACCCATGATGCGCGCGCTGTCGTGTTCGCCGTGCTCATGCCGGAAGCTGCGCTCTATTATGGCCTGCTGATGGCCAAGGTCGCGCCCGACGTCGCCATGATCCCGTTCGCAATGGCGATGATGTGGTCGCTGGTGCGGCTGGCGCAGAGCGGCGACGGACGCTGGTGGCTTGCGGCCGGTCTGTTCGCCGGTCTGTCGATGCTGTCGAAGTTCACCGCGATCATGTTCGCCCCCGCGGTTGCCGCCTTTCTGCTGGTGCCGGATTGGCGCTGGCGCTGGCTGCGGAGCCCTTATCCTTATCTCGCGGTGCTGGTCGCAATCGCAGTGTTCTCGCCGGTGCTGGTCTGGAACGCGCAGCACGATTGGGCCTCGTTCCGTTTCCAGGGCGTGCGCGCCACCGCCAATTACGGCATCTCGTTCCGCACCCTCGGCGACTTCATCGGCCTGCAGTTCGGCCTGGTCGGCTTCGTCATGTTGCCGGTGGTGCTGACCGGGCTGGTGCTGACGGCATGGCGCGGCGCTCGCACCCGCGAGCCGGTGGCGATCCTGCTGTCGGCCGCGGTGCTGGTGCCGTTTCTGTATTTCCTGGCGAAGTCGACCACGCTCCGGGTCGGCGACACCTGGCCGATGTTCATGTGGCCGGTCGGCTTCGCCGCCACGGCCGTGAACCTCGCGACGATGATGAAGGAGGATTGGTCGTCACGGATGCTGAGCTCGTCGCTGTTCTGGGCGAGGACAGCGGTCGGCTCCGGCATCGCCTTCGTCGTGATCGTGTTCCTCTACTACGTCGCCGCGCCCTGGAATCTGCTCGGCAGGATCGATCCGATTGGCGCCGAGGCCGGCTACGAGCAGGTCGCCGCGCGCGCGCAGGCCGCGCTCGACGACACAGGCGCGACCTGGATTGCGACCACGGACTACCGCACCTACGCCATGATGCGCTGGCTGTTCAGGGGGCGCGTGCCCGTCATCGAGATCAACGAGCGCGGCCGCTTCCAGGATTTCCGCGATCCCGGCATGGACCGGATCAGGGACCACGCGGGTATTTACGTCGGGCGCGAGCCGGACGATCGTTCGTCGCTGTGGGAGAATATCCCGGCGAAGCGCGAGCCGCTCGGCGAAGTCGAACGAAGCTGGCGCGGCATTCGTTCCGATACCTATGTGATCGAAAAGCTCACGGGGTGGACGCCCGAGCTGTCGCCGCCAAAGGATTCGCCGCTGTTCTGGTGGAAGGTGCTGGCTTTCCTCTCCCTCTCCCCGCAAGCGGGGAGAGGCGAAGAAGCTAATCCTCCCCGTCCTTCTTCCGCAGCAGATCTGTCGCGAGATCCGACAGCTTCGGCGGCGGGAGCGCTGCGAACGGCAGCGGCCTCGTGA